TCAGTTTGTGCTCAATATGCAAAAGAAGATGATTAATCTTTGTGATTTTGAGTAGcttctttgctttgctttgctttggaTTGTCAGCTGTCTCACTGTGGAGGCAACTGTACTTTTTAACACTCGTTTGCAGACCAGCTGTTTCTCTGCTGTCCTTCCCACAGCCACTGTCGCTGTTTGCCATCCAGTTCCTGAACGCAGTGGGAGACCTGCTGGATCTGATCCCAGCGTTGGTCCCCAGCTCCAATTCTCCACTCAGAGACTTCAAACTTCCAGGGATGGGACACTGTTCTGCACTCAtcaaggtcagaggtcaaaatACGTCCCATTGTGGCTGTAAGATCTGGTGCATGCTGTACATTAAGGAATGCACATAGCATCAGAAAAGACAGTTATATAAAGGAAGTTCCTCAGAGCTTTTGCATAGCGGATTAGTAATGCATCACTGACATCAGCTGTAGTCTGAtgatttccatagaggtgcaaaaggagaaaaacaagcaTTCACCACAGAGGAATGGATTTCCTGTGCAATCTAATGTGCTGGTGCGTTGCATTTCATCTAAATGAAAGAGtattaatcattattatttcatttattttatgaaaacaaacatttctttttaaatctttttatttttatcagagGACAGTTTTGGGTGTGAAGGTGTCTTGTCTGTGGCATTACTGAGGTGATCATTCCAAGAGATGCAGTCGTGTttggagcaatgttccctgtaatttttcctgagtgtgagcaaacacacaaactccctgagcgtctcttggaccactgtgagcaacatcagacgtgtgcactgtggtcacaccagcatcacatccattcaagttacatggttcattaaaagaatcaaattacagcatttacatttctgttaaaacactttgtcagcaggagccagttgaaggctgcagtgattttagtgacactacaatgtataagagtgaagttattgaatatttgtctctctttactgttgcagaggttttgcaaattgcagacggaccctgttcactccatagacaccaatgttattcctgtagcttgaaagacagctacttttgataaaactgggcttgtagcacattgtctgccttgcaacaatgggaaagaggcaccgtttatgttttgacaacctatatctaatgagttattgatgctggaagtctgaatctgtgaatatctttccaactttactgaacttggggccactaccacctaaggagtgatatatttaattttggaaaaagcatttagccatacttaaagctttaagtgctttattaacacggaactaaaaattttgtattgttttattatcataggttctgtctgaaaagaggtggcatcattttaaacagtgaaatcaaactaacaaaatgtaatgaccaaccagtgagcaatactggattctgcaaaaacataaacaacttttttaaaaatctaaatcttatcttaacacagttaatgtattaaattatttttgtgtgtatgcatgtatttattgatttatttactactgttaacatatcagagttctgagtgagtttttcttaagataggcaaaggccatttattgattacatataggctgttaaatgtttattaaaaactaaaaagcattttaaaaaaaaaaacaacttaggcatttattgagttactaaaatactgtagagtacagaccacatcagcatgattataagcatcctctggtaaatgaacaaccagatactgatgtctctcaccatatggacttcaggagatgactgggggatgataaactgtgacctactggttgggttctctctgttctcatgtttcttacatgtttgtcccctgacagccgggtcctaatgttttttgagcaacacaccatactatgacgtttttacaatgatggttctactatggaaccagtttgacatgttcaggtgttctttgtgtgaaaactcagagatttcaggtatcagaaggtggttttcaactttctttgttaactttctgcttcaactttaaattaaatttccttcactaagccagccctctggacttccaggaagctgtgttcctattggctgtccaggtggctgtgttcctattggctgtccaggtggctgcttggtgttatcaggaacacctgagcagctcagtgtcttcctgctttatttagctgcagacaaacatttcctctgcttctcttcaccagtgaactgggtttggctccgtcgctttaggttgttctttaggcgttggcttgcagcttccagcagtaaaatcagctttaatgtgtttcttggtgtgttttagggctttatactggatagttgtcttggtaaatgtggttctttagccacagttatcacatggtgctaatgtgtgcagtcattagtggatttgctgcagctgagttgtgtctttatcttggctgtagtgagtctttagaggtttttggtcagacacattctgtattctggtTTGAcaaccaaggttggttgtccagaaggtaagagttcctgtcctaattctctgttctcagaggttctctggtaggctgcaggagactttagcgtttgggttgtgctagtttggtttttgtatggtttcatttggacgactatcttgaggcccctccatgtggtttagtgaggttttctggaacagttctacaaagcaacctgcagcagaagagactttgagagtttttaggaagttctggagaccagactttagagcagcagaaacatttgtcagcagtttgagcaggagaaggtgagcttcagagtagaaatgagacagaaaccttcttgacccgtgtggtgaggtcctgtaccaagagtttgagcaggttgtgaagagtctgtagttctttggtctgaaagcataagaagagtcgactcattaaaggagaaaacaggagatattgttgcttcttctgtcgctctgcagtttccttagactgaatatcaagtttatattttaaatgatttcccatgtgagccaaagaaaacttcaataaactccctccatcccttggacacaacatattttattaccatgttgtctttttttttttttttaaatatgttatcgagttttaatcatagttttagcatagttttttctctttgcttgtttagttttgtaatctgtgtgaaaggtgctaaacaaataaagttgaattgataaactgaataattgactaactcatgattgtgacaacagaagcattttcattgtgatttatgggtttatttcatttttaaggttggggttaaaatcttgatagaaaaagattaaacaaataaactacataacaaaaagcaattaaatcaaagggaaaaaaattaatacaataaaacttttaaaaaagaaatttaagatgtaatttctaattaaacatttaattttttaattaaatgttttgtctttttaacggtttaatgatccaattaaatgttttgcattaaatacaattaaattatatgtacatataccaccttttaatgtttagttttctttttaaatgcttcattgtattttctgtttaattcctatttgaagttttattgtctttaagatgtaattttctaattaagcatttaattttgtaattaaatgttttgtctttttaaaggtttaataatctaattaaatgttttgtctttttaaaggtttaatcatccaattaaatgttttgtctttttaaaggtttaatcatccaatcaaatgttttgcctttttaaaggtttaatgatccaattaaatgttttgcattttttaaaatgtttaatgctcttcttgtttaattgtattttgtaaatgtttaattctggaaaatattgtatctgtacttttgaatatttgtattttaaaaattttgtttaatttcataatgacatgtattgtatattgctgaattatctcattcaatattttgtctgtttaatagaatgtaattgtaattaatgtttaactctattaaacagacaaaatattgaatgagataattcagcaatatacaatacatgtcattatgaaattaaacaaaatttttaaaatacaaatattcaaaagtacagatacaatattttccagaattaaacatttacaaaatacaattaaacaagaagagcattaaacattttaaaaaatgcaaaacatttaattggatcattaaacctttaaaaaggcaAATCGTGGGTacctgtatagctcaacaggttaagtgtgtgacccatgtacaggggctggttcCCGACGCAGCGGctcgggttcgagtcccgcttgcgaccctttgctgcaagtcttctcccccgtttcctgtttgtctctcactacgcctgtccaataaaaagctgaaaaaggccaaaaaaaaaaaaaaagacaaaacatttaattaaaaaattaaatgtttaattagaaaatgacatcttaaagacaatacaacttcaaataggaattacacagaaaatacaatgaagcatttaaaaagaaaattaaacattaaaaggtcgtaaaacatttaaaaagaaaaaccttaaagattttatcgaaacattaaatattgggaaagaaaaagaaactcaaacaagccgataaaacatttaaaaaaacaattaaacattaaaaagacaaaacatttggatatcaaatcagacattagaaaagaataaaaggtgagaaaagagcaaaactaaacatttaagaagaatcaaactaaagacgaaacatttgaaaagacaccagttagactttagaagatcaaattaaacagaagagacaataaaacgatcaaaaagagcaaaaacagataaagttcttaaagcgttttctagtctgaaacgaaaacatcaagttgtttcttcaaacatttcctctttctatgttcttggtttgattgtggacagatttactaagaactaatttcagaaaactgctttcgagataaagtctactagtagttgaaggcatcgatcaaactaatgttaccttctgatctccacaaactttactgttcagtgaagagaatcaaagtttgttcaggatttctaaaaaacccgcaggtgaaggtctgagaagaactcagattgatggtctaaatcTGAAATCAAGactaaccagaaagttcaaactaacagagaagtactgagaaacttttaaaacttcagtcctcagactgtctaaaggttcaaactaaaagagaactactcaggaacttagaagatttcagtcctcagactgtctgtctcaaccgtacgacgtagtgtgtaactgtatgcagcacagtgagccggcatacttgtttccgttttcacaccgtctacatcaacggaatgcactgaaactttgcccccactagcttagcctcgctgtagcacgcagctcaaaggggcgtgtcctatctactcactcatatctatgagaacaacgatggctgcacataaggacgcctgatgttgattagctgcgtaaataccattatatacagtctatggtaaatacgtatgtgaatcgcatcattggctgcagcagccagtcaccggtcactcactgactcacattgaaaaatagcacagaatgaattgttacgtgtttattttatttacaatttaggttggatttttttttttgtgcgcagcgcagattttctgtgcgcggagaccgtgtcagcagtgcgcagttgcgcagcttagagggaacagtggtttgGAGTTTCATTTGCTGCAAGAACTCCCACACACACTTGCTAAAATCTAACTGTGTATTGTGTGGgatgataaaaaaagaaactgaaacaaaGTGTTTGCACAtccatgaaaatattttaacaacacCTTCAGAGAAATGGCTCTGTAGGCATTCAATCCCTGGTTCCTCCTGTCCACATGCCAAATGTGCAAGACCCTGAACCTCAAGCTGCTCCCAGGGGTCATAGAACTGTGCATTGCAGCTGTTAGTGTGTGTGAATGGCTGAATGGGAGGTGAATGTTGTAAAGTGCTAGGCCTGGGCGAGTTAATGCATTATTAAGGCATTAAcgcattaattaattaatgacaattGTTTTATCGCACTTTCacgcagtttttttaaattgttattattgtgaaagTGTGTTCCTCACTGACTAAatccacagacagacaaaccatggGTCACAGGAGGGCTGGATGTTGATCAGGACTTGGGATGGGTGGCATCACGTCTCACCCAAGCTAACAGTGGAGGGAGGTTTCAGCAGACTGATTTGATGCAACATATGGGAGAAAGagagataaactaaaacaagatgAGCTAACAAATGCTGCAGCAAAGTAGTTAGCTATAGACTGCATTCTGATTAGTTTTGTGGAAGATGTTGGTCTGAGGAACGTTCATATTGAATCCTGCACTTTGACCCTCCTATTGTCTtaatttctctgaaaaaaatccaaaaattcagcaaaaagatTTCCCCAGatttataaaaatgtgcaaattccaaaaattccttaaaagtttcccttaaaaaatttttttaacccTTAAAATTGCAAGaagtaaaactttaaaaaataaaaataaaaattgtaaatattttcaaaaactgaaaaaatcttccaaaaaccctaaaaatatctaaagtgattccatatttatcagtaaaacttgtaatatttcctttaagaatattcagaaaacaatcaaccaaaatccagcgaaaatcgctttttttccctgcatgttcttgaagaaacttttttttttaaaaaaacatttctttctttccaccaaaaaattttcaaaaatttcccaaaagtgttgaagatgtggaagttttcactgtaaaatatatatatatcttcccacattttcaaactttaaaacgggtcaattttgacctgcaggacaacacaagggttgagttcactttgctgttttttgtccctCTTCAGATGCTGCCAGGCTTTGAGAACCTCCTGTTTGCCCACTCCAGCTGGTACACGTACGCTGCTACGATGCGGATTTACAAACACTGGGATTTTCGCATCACTGAGCCCCACACTGCCACTGGGAAACTTTCCTTCAGCAGCTACCCCGGTACGTAGGAACCAGGAATTTTCCTCCACAAGCGTTCGGCAGCAGTGGCATCGCAGCAATGTGCATTCTATGTAAACACTAAGTGAACGCAGTCAGGAGGTTTTAAACAGCTAGAGCCAATAATGAGTCAATAAGGTCCAGAGGGAGAACATTGTCTTACACTGTTCATCACATGATCTTCTACTCAAAGATTTGCTCTGCCTTGTCTGCCCCCTTTCACACACTCAATGAATCCCATGTTTAGAATGTGGTTTGCTTCTGTTTTCAGGTTTCCTTGTGTCTCTGGATGACTTCTACCTGTTGGGCAGCGGTCTGATGATGACCCAGACCACCAATAATGTCTTCAACTCCTCCCTGTTTGACAAACTCACCCCAGACAGCCTGCTGGCTTGGCAGAGGGTCAGGCTGGCTCACAGTTTGGCTCGTACTGGAGAAGAGTGGGCCAAAACCTTCGCCATGCACAACTCCGGTGAGTGGAGCTCGGTAATTGCACATTTGTTTGGCGACACAGCAGACAAATATATGTAATTTatgaagtttttatttattaggaaataaataaacataaaaaaatgaccacagtatGCCATCATTTCTCATTTCTGCCTTTTGTTACGAGTCTCATACCGCAGCTGAAAACATGAATCCTGTAGAGAGGAATATGTGAATGGCAACTCCCTGCCTTGAATAATGGTACAAAATAATACCCAAAGCAcccaataatataataatttactgaaaatgtaataaaatgtgcACTTAGCTTGATAAAAAATGTACTAGAACCCACTGATGTGCTGCATGTGGGTAATTATTTTCTCAGATCTGATCATGCTTTGGATGGATAATCTAATATTACGCTCTTTTCCAGTCCAGACTTCTAGATTTTCACAAGACTGCGTCGTGAAATTACAGATTTAGATCATTAATGCTGctgagaaaaaagacaaagtatTTTAATCTCACATTCAATTCCGATTTTTAAAGCATGTAAGGCAGTTTTAGCCTTTTTCTTTCAGGTACAACTGTGGtagttaaacaaaaacatgctgaggttaattgatagtTCTAAATTGcctgcaggtgtgaatgtgagtgtgattgtttgtctctatatgtagccctgtaatagactggtgacctgtccagggtgccttcaccctaagttagctgggatagattccagcccccacgaatgaggattaagcagtgcatagatgatggatggatgcatggatggatgcatggatggatggatggatgtattacTCGCCATTAAGAAGTTGATGTTAATGCTTGTTGATGTAACTTCTTATCACCTTCGTCTAAATCACCTGAAAGGTGTTggtaaaaatcacaattttttttcacattattcaTCAGgttaagtacatttttttcagtaaattattacattattgtgCATAACTGTGCCTTTGAAATTGACAGAAAGAGCCACACTCAATCTTCCATCTAAGtagaaaagtgaaaataattagCAACTCCACCAGAGACACCtcaagttcaattcaattcagttcaattcaatctTATTTAAATAGCACCAATTAcgggtcaaattgtctcaagatgctttacagaacccatatgcctgaagccccagagcagccctaaggtgacactggcaagaaaaacacccttttaacgggaagaaaccttgagcagatcccggctctttatgtgggggaccccatctgctgctggccggcgggttgagagggacagatgAGGTGGAGAGGTGGAGAGGGAAAGGAATGgtagaagaggaggatgggggaacaaggaacataaaacgcacagttggatacatgcatgataagatagatgatacatacaaagtacaagctaacattgaaactgattcatagtttactgctatgatgtacggctctggcattaaatctactacatatatagctggtagtaaagtCCTTTCAGTGGACAAACTAACCCTACACCGTCCTCACTTCTAACTCCTGTAGGTACCTACAACAACCAGTACATGGTTCTGGACAGGAGCAAAGTGAAACTGGGCCACAGCATTGATGATGGTGCTCTGACTGTGGTGGAGCAGATCCCCGGCTTGGTGGAATACTCCGACCAGACGCAGGCTCTGCGCAGAGGTAACCGATCATTTCTCACCGTTTTATGCAGTGTTTGACTCATTTGgatgtttgtatattttatcCTTGTCCCTGCCTCTGTCTGCCACAGGTTACTGGCCATCCTACAACATTCCCTTTCACATGAAGATTTACATGCTGAGTGGTTATGGAGAAATGTGGGAGGAGTATGGAGAGGATTTCTCCTACGATCTCTGTCCCAGAGCTAAGATCTTCCGCCGTGACCAGGCTGATGTCAAGGACCTGGACTCCTTGAAGCGCATCATGAGGTTTAATGGTGTGTGGCTCCACTGCATTTGATcggtttaaccctcgtgttgtcctgcaggtcagaattgacccagtttaaagtttgaaaatgtgggaaaaatatatattttcacagtgaaacttctgatgtccacattttcaacatttttgggaaatctttgaaaattttttggtggaaaaaaagaaatgttaaaaatgtttcttaagaaaattcacaaaaaatcgaccaaaatccagcgaattttgctggattttggtcgatttttttgtgaatgttcttaaagaaaatatttgaagttttactgatatatatgtaagtactttagatatttttaagatttttttaggaagatttttactaatttttaaaaaatatttacaagaattttcttgccaaatttgggggattttttaaaataaaactattaagggaaacttttaaggaattattggagttttcttcctgaaggttttgctaattttcagaaatttgttgaatttttgggtgaatttttggatttttttcagacaaggaaacaatattttttggtgcccataaatgaagacaacaagagggttaaatGACCATCAGTTAGAAGGCTCTCCATATCAGCCTGTATGTTCGGTTCCAtaagatttttcagttttgcttccCTCCCAATGAAAGTAGCTCTGATCTCTTGTCACACAACTGTGCACCGATTGTAAACCAGAGCGCTCAGCAGGGGTCATGAGGGTGACGGAGGCCCCGCTTGctgttcagagcagcagcagcaggtctctgataatagtaaaatatttctgtaatgTTCCACTTATTAGTAGCCACCTGTTTgcatgtgacatttttatttgcttgttttcagACTACCAGAAGGATCCGTACTCGAAGGGCGACCCCTGCAAGACCATCTGCTGCCGTAATGACCTGAGAGATGAGAAGCCTTCACCAGGAGGCTGCTATGACACCAAGGTATCCCACCtcaccagaagaagaagaaaatattagaagtcttactgatataaatgtaatcactttagatatttttaggatttttttggaagattttactcatttttaaaaaatatttacaagaatgttcttgccaaatttgggggatttttttaaaataaaacttttaagggaaacttctaaggaattattggaattttcttcctgaagtttttgcaaattttccaaaatttggtgaatttttttgctgaatttctggatttttttcagacaaggaaactatattttttggtgcccgtatatgaagacaacaggagggttaatagcaATCGTCATTTTTGCactgctgtgtttatatattcctttctagctgtaaatttctgcaTATATTGTGTTATGTTTAATTTTACTACTGTTATTTTTtccctccctgttcctctttctatagtttcttaattttttattcttctcttccatattcctagggtgacaccaacagcccaAACCacattccttgtatgttgtgtacgtacttggccattaaagctgattctgactTTCCCTCCCTTGTGTGTTGTCCTGCGTCCAGGTGACAGATTTCCACATGGCTGGGGACTTCCTTGCGGAGGCGGTGAACGGGCCCACGACGCAGGACGGACTCCCGCCGTTCTTCTGGAAACAGTTCAGCAGCATCAGCCACCAGGGCCTGCCACAGTACTACAACTTCACCTTTGTCAAGATGCAGCCTCTTCTCTTCGAGCCATGAGGCGTTTGTGTGACTGTGAATGTGTGAGAGATGCTTTCAGAGGAATGAATGTCCGGGCTCACAGGTACAGTCCCATGTTTTATACATCCATTTACAAAGAATTGCTTCCTCACGTAATATGTGCTTCCTTtttaaatttctacatttcGTCAAACAGACTTTAAATAAGCACATATATTACTCAGGGTGTAGAGAATGATTTCTGTGGGAATTGTGGAGCCATGTGTGCCTTAAACACTGACAGTAACTTTAGGATTTGATCAAATGACAAATCAATGCACTAAATCAGTGTTTGTTAGTGTGCTATCTTAAATActattttcctcttaattttttaaatgattaaatatctTCATAAGTGCAaaacattatttgaacagtaaaTCAAAAACAATCAGTGCAATGTCCTTCTCAGGgctttttttatcttttctggTTCTGCATGTGCATCTATTTCTTGcactgtgcaaaataagaatatctcaggtttatatttttgtatgaGCCTGTGTGTCCTTCTGTAATACTGTCTTTATTTCATACGCCAGTTGGATAATAAAGTTTTACATTTGTACCAGCACAGTCCTGTCTTgagcttttttatttatttttatgtacctttattaaccctcctgttgtcctcatttacgggcaccaaaaaatatagtttccttgtctgaaaaaaaatccaaaaattcagaaaaaaaaaatccccaaatttctgaaaatttgcaaaactttcaggaagaaaattccaataattccttaacagtttcccttaaaagttttatttttttaaaaaaattccccaaatttggcaagaaaattcttgtcaatagtttcagaaaatgagtaaaaattttcccaaaaaaatcctgaaaatatcttaagtgattacatacatatcagtgaaacttctgatgttttctttaagaacattcacaaaaaaaaaacaaccaaaatccagcgaatttcactggattttggttgatttttatgtgaatgttcttaagaaacatttttaacatttctttttcccacccaaaaatgttcaaagatttcccaaaatgttgaaaatgtggacatcagaagtttcactgtgaaaatatagattttttcccacattttcaaactttaaaacgggtcaattttgacccgcaggacgacatgagggttaaaccaGGTATTACCATTGAGGTTAGAAATCTCTTTTACGAATTTCACCTGGCCAAGGTAGGAGCCATATGAAATGTAAAAGTTGTACTGCTTGATTTTTGGTGTAGAAATTTTACGTGTTCTGTGTGATTTGAATGTAAGTGTGTGATTCAGTTCTAAATCAGTACAGTTCAGTCCAGTttcaacaacataaaacaaagtCAACTCAGGTGGAAATTTGACAATAGTTTTCCACAAACCCAAACCAGGAAATCAGTTTTGGAATCTTGTTTTAAGATGCTGCTTTGTTGATACAGGAAAGTTCTTTTTTGAGAGAACTTGTTTGCGGACCCGTTTGTCTTGTTCTTCCCCTACAGATGTATTATAGCAACCATCACCCATGTTTTCTCGCATAGGCAGCACAGAATGTTCTGGTTGCACTCATCTTTATTGTGCTACAGGGGTAAAAATGACAAGGCTTGCATGAATTTCTTTAGGCCAATCACAGCCATGCCAGTGGTGTCCCTTAAAAATGCTGGTGGAGGGATTGttctggtggaacatttgcatgcagggaggctAGCACTGTGATTATTCTCTGAATAGAAACTGGCAGGGCTGGCTTTttgcatgatccaaatccttgtggtaggttgctgcttgaaggttgttgtttttgtggaaaGTGGATTTTAGAAACGACAACACGTAGGTAGCAGAAGGAGAGGAGTGTGATGAGTAAAATAAATGGCACATGGCAGGTTTATACCCAAAGAGGTACATGCAGTGAGTCAGAGCACTCCCCATTCAACCACATACAACAAAGTGCACAAAACCAACCACAAAGTGTTTCCACTGATCTGTAGCGA
This portion of the Amphiprion ocellaris isolate individual 3 ecotype Okinawa chromosome 19, ASM2253959v1, whole genome shotgun sequence genome encodes:
- the plbd1a gene encoding phospholipase B-like 1, coding for MLLERRLLVVLLFSVAATFTSADKMTAATVYWDAQHKIVQLKEGVLETEGDAYGYLNDTLSSTGWSILEIRAGYGQTPETDEVTFFLAGFLEGFLTAQQMMDHYTNMYPQLIHDPKILESVQSFMAKQDSWVRQQVKLNKTSDPLWKHVGFIVAQMDGLQAGVADWAKKQGKKPLSLFAIQFLNAVGDLLDLIPALVPSSNSPLRDFKLPGMGHCSALIKMLPGFENLLFAHSSWYTYAATMRIYKHWDFRITEPHTATGKLSFSSYPGFLVSLDDFYLLGSGLMMTQTTNNVFNSSLFDKLTPDSLLAWQRVRLAHSLARTGEEWAKTFAMHNSGTYNNQYMVLDRSKVKLGHSIDDGALTVVEQIPGLVEYSDQTQALRRGYWPSYNIPFHMKIYMLSGYGEMWEEYGEDFSYDLCPRAKIFRRDQADVKDLDSLKRIMRFNDYQKDPYSKGDPCKTICCRNDLRDEKPSPGGCYDTKVTDFHMAGDFLAEAVNGPTTQDGLPPFFWKQFSSISHQGLPQYYNFTFVKMQPLLFEP